A stretch of the Streptomyces sp. WMMB303 genome encodes the following:
- a CDS encoding multidrug efflux SMR transporter, which translates to MAWILLVVAGLVEVAWAIGLTFTEGFTRLWPSVLTAAGFATSMVLLALAVKSLPIGTAYGVWVGIGAAGAALVGMLVLGEPVTPARIFFIALLLVAVVGLKATSGH; encoded by the coding sequence ATGGCCTGGATCCTGCTCGTCGTCGCCGGTCTCGTCGAAGTGGCCTGGGCGATCGGCCTCACCTTCACCGAGGGCTTCACCCGGCTGTGGCCCAGCGTCCTGACCGCCGCCGGGTTCGCCACCAGCATGGTGCTGCTGGCCCTCGCCGTGAAGTCCCTGCCGATCGGTACCGCCTACGGCGTCTGGGTCGGCATCGGCGCGGCGGGCGCCGCCCTCGTCGGCATGCTGGTGCTGGGCGAGCCGGTGACCCCGGCGCGGATCTTCTTCATCGCGCTGCTGCTGGTGGCCGTGGTCGGCCTCAAGGCGACCTCGGGCCACTGA
- a CDS encoding co-chaperone GroES produces the protein MLHDRVLVRTDTGEGERRSSGGIVIPATAAVGRKLDWAEVVAVGQHVRTVEPGDRVLYDPEDRAEVEVRGVAYVLMRERDLHAVAAERLQDTDDSTGLYL, from the coding sequence ATGCTGCACGACCGCGTGCTCGTACGGACCGACACCGGCGAGGGCGAGCGCCGCTCCTCCGGCGGCATCGTGATCCCCGCCACGGCAGCCGTGGGACGCAAGCTGGACTGGGCCGAGGTGGTCGCCGTCGGCCAGCACGTGCGCACGGTGGAGCCCGGGGACCGGGTGCTCTACGACCCGGAGGACCGCGCCGAGGTCGAGGTGCGGGGAGTCGCCTACGTCCTGATGCGCGAACGCGATCTGCACGCGGTGGCCGCCGAACGCCTCCAGGACACCGACGACTCCACCGGTCTGTACCTCTAG
- a CDS encoding DUF3618 domain-containing protein, translating to MPEARTPADIEADIIRRRQELAVALDEIAVRVHPKTIVGDAKARAAAAVDRTAGRAYVVANRAVSDVRAQFVSEDGAPRLERVVPAAVLTAVLVGGVLTLSSRRRPGGRRARRARK from the coding sequence GTGCCGGAAGCCAGGACCCCCGCGGACATCGAGGCGGACATCATCCGCAGGCGGCAGGAACTCGCCGTCGCGCTGGACGAGATCGCCGTACGCGTCCACCCGAAGACCATCGTCGGCGACGCCAAGGCGCGCGCCGCCGCCGCGGTGGACCGCACCGCGGGGCGTGCGTACGTGGTCGCCAACCGCGCGGTGTCCGACGTGCGGGCCCAGTTCGTCAGCGAGGACGGCGCCCCGCGGCTGGAGCGGGTGGTACCGGCCGCGGTGCTGACCGCTGTCCTGGTCGGTGGCGTCCTGACCCTCTCCTCCCGGCGCAGGCCCGGCGGGCGGCGGGCTCGCCGGGCCCGCAAGTGA
- the bcp gene encoding thioredoxin-dependent thiol peroxidase: MSARLEPGDTAPAFTLPDADGKEVSLADHRGRKVIVYFYPAALTPGCTKQACDFTDNLELLAGQGYDVIGVSPDKPEKLAKFREQESLKVTLVGDPGKETMEAYGAFGEKKLYGKTVTGVIRSTVVLDEEGRVERALYNVKATGHVAKLLRDLALASE; the protein is encoded by the coding sequence ATGAGCGCACGACTCGAGCCCGGCGACACCGCCCCCGCCTTCACGCTGCCGGACGCCGACGGCAAGGAGGTGTCGCTGGCCGACCACCGGGGCCGCAAGGTGATCGTCTACTTCTACCCGGCGGCGCTGACCCCCGGCTGCACGAAGCAGGCCTGCGACTTCACCGACAACCTCGAACTGCTGGCCGGTCAGGGATACGACGTCATCGGCGTCTCCCCGGACAAGCCGGAGAAGCTGGCGAAGTTCCGGGAGCAGGAATCGCTGAAGGTCACCCTCGTCGGCGACCCCGGCAAGGAGACGATGGAGGCGTACGGCGCCTTCGGCGAGAAGAAGCTCTACGGCAAGACCGTCACCGGGGTCATCCGCTCCACGGTCGTCCTGGACGAGGAGGGCCGGGTCGAGCGGGCGCTGTACAACGTGAAGGCCACCGGGCACGTCGCCAAGCTGCTCAGGGACCTGGCGCTGGCTTCGGAGTGA
- a CDS encoding MFS transporter: protein MKHEDQPPDPAALKRHRYLFRAVRRRRDPKVRLSDITVTDEPTVKRATKAAAVGNAMEWFDFGIYAYLAVTIGKVFFPGGGSTQLLASFTAFAASFLVRPLGGLFFGPLGDRIGRKKVLALTMVLMAAGTFCIGLIPSYSSIGLASPVLLLLCRLVQGFSTGGEYGGAATFIAEYAPDRRRGYFGSFLELGTLTGYTGAAALVLVLNTALGDASMLQWGWRIPFLVGGPIGVVGLYLRMKLDETPAFRKRVEQLAPSPEAGAAEASEPRLSGNVPQKELKSIFSEQWRTLLLCVCLVAAYNVTDYMLLSYMPAYLTDSLGYENSMELIAAIITMVAMAAVIQRIGHLNDRFGRKPVLMAGMVGFFVLTVPVFALFQQGSFAAVLVGLLALGACLVCLLGTMSATLPALFPTDVRYGSLSIGYNVATSLFGGTAPGVMTYLVDSTGDKLAPAYYASGAALLGIIAVALMKETARRPLAGSPPSVSTPEEARALARAENHEPTF from the coding sequence ATGAAGCACGAGGACCAGCCCCCGGATCCGGCCGCGCTCAAGCGGCACCGGTACCTTTTCCGTGCCGTGCGCCGCAGACGGGATCCGAAAGTCCGCCTCAGCGACATCACCGTGACGGACGAACCGACGGTCAAACGTGCCACCAAGGCCGCCGCTGTCGGTAATGCCATGGAGTGGTTCGACTTCGGGATCTACGCGTATCTCGCGGTCACCATCGGCAAGGTCTTCTTCCCCGGCGGCGGCAGCACCCAACTGCTGGCCTCGTTCACCGCCTTCGCGGCCTCCTTCCTGGTGCGGCCGCTGGGCGGACTGTTCTTCGGTCCGCTCGGCGACCGCATCGGGCGCAAGAAGGTGCTCGCCCTGACGATGGTGCTGATGGCGGCGGGCACCTTCTGCATCGGGCTGATCCCCTCCTACTCCTCCATCGGCCTCGCCTCGCCGGTACTGCTGCTGCTGTGCCGGCTGGTGCAGGGCTTCTCCACCGGCGGCGAGTACGGCGGCGCCGCCACCTTCATCGCGGAGTACGCGCCGGACCGACGCCGCGGCTACTTCGGCAGCTTCCTGGAGCTGGGCACCCTCACCGGCTACACCGGGGCCGCCGCACTGGTGCTGGTGCTGAACACCGCGCTGGGCGACGCCTCGATGCTGCAGTGGGGCTGGCGTATCCCGTTCCTGGTGGGCGGGCCGATCGGGGTCGTCGGCCTGTATCTGCGGATGAAGCTGGACGAGACCCCGGCCTTCCGGAAGCGCGTCGAGCAGCTCGCTCCCTCCCCCGAGGCGGGCGCGGCGGAGGCGAGCGAGCCGAGGCTCTCGGGGAACGTGCCGCAGAAAGAGTTGAAGTCCATCTTCTCCGAGCAGTGGCGCACGCTCCTGCTGTGCGTCTGCCTGGTGGCCGCCTACAACGTCACGGACTACATGCTGCTCTCGTACATGCCGGCCTATCTGACCGACTCCCTCGGGTACGAGAACTCCATGGAGCTGATCGCGGCCATCATCACGATGGTGGCGATGGCGGCGGTCATCCAGCGGATCGGGCACCTCAACGACCGCTTCGGCCGCAAGCCCGTCCTGATGGCGGGCATGGTGGGCTTCTTCGTGCTGACCGTCCCGGTCTTCGCCCTCTTCCAGCAGGGCAGCTTCGCCGCGGTACTGGTCGGGCTGCTGGCGCTCGGCGCCTGCCTGGTGTGCCTGCTGGGCACGATGTCGGCGACGCTGCCCGCGCTCTTCCCCACCGATGTGCGCTACGGCTCGCTCTCCATCGGCTACAACGTGGCGACCTCGCTGTTCGGCGGCACCGCGCCCGGTGTGATGACCTATCTGGTCGACAGCACCGGGGACAAGCTGGCCCCGGCCTACTACGCCTCCGGTGCGGCGCTGCTCGGCATCATCGCGGTGGCCCTGATGAAGGAGACGGCCCGGCGGCCGCTGGCCGGCTCACCCCCCTCGGTCAGCACCCCGGAGGAGGCCCGCGCGCTGGCCCGGGCCGAGAACCACGAGCCCACGTTCTGA
- the rdgB gene encoding RdgB/HAM1 family non-canonical purine NTP pyrophosphatase, protein MSTQRLILATRNAHKVVELKAILADAGLELDLVGADAHPEVPDVKETGVTFAENALLKAHALARATGLPAVADDSGLCVDVLGGAPGIFSARWAGRHGDDAANLDLLLAQLADIDTAHRAAHFECAAALALPDGSERVVSGRLRGTLRHAPAGDGGFGYDPILQPEGESRTCAELEPEEKNAISHRGEAFRALAPAVRELLGSD, encoded by the coding sequence ATGAGCACCCAGCGCCTGATCCTGGCCACCCGCAACGCCCACAAGGTCGTCGAGCTGAAGGCGATCCTCGCCGACGCGGGCCTCGAACTGGACCTGGTGGGCGCGGACGCCCACCCCGAGGTGCCCGACGTCAAGGAGACGGGGGTGACGTTCGCGGAGAACGCGCTCCTCAAGGCGCACGCCCTCGCACGCGCCACCGGGCTGCCCGCCGTCGCGGACGACTCCGGGCTCTGTGTCGACGTACTCGGCGGAGCACCCGGTATCTTCTCGGCACGCTGGGCCGGCCGGCACGGGGACGACGCCGCCAATCTGGACCTGCTGCTGGCCCAGCTCGCCGACATCGACACCGCGCACCGCGCCGCCCACTTCGAGTGCGCGGCCGCCCTCGCGCTGCCCGACGGCAGCGAACGCGTCGTCAGCGGGCGGCTGCGCGGCACCCTCCGGCACGCCCCCGCGGGCGACGGCGGCTTCGGCTACGACCCGATCCTGCAGCCCGAGGGCGAGTCCCGGACCTGCGCGGAACTCGAACCGGAGGAGAAGAACGCGATCAGCCACCGCGGCGAGGCGTTCCGCGCACTGGCCCCCGCCGTCCGGGAACTGCTCGGTTCGGACTGA
- the rph gene encoding ribonuclease PH, producing the protein MSRIDGRTAEELRPVTIERGWSKHAEGSVLVSFGDTRVLCTASLTEGVPRWRKGSGEGWVTAEYAMLPRATNTRGDRESVRGRIGGRTHEISRLVGRSLRAVVDYKALGENTIVLDCDVLQADGGTRTAAITGAYVALADAIAWAQERKLVKAKVKPLTGTVAAVSVGIVDGVPMLDLRYEEDVRAETDMNVVCTGDGRFVEVQGTAEGEPFAREELNGLLDLAVAGCAQLDGAQRTALGR; encoded by the coding sequence ATGTCACGTATCGACGGCCGTACGGCCGAGGAGCTGCGACCCGTCACGATCGAGCGCGGTTGGAGCAAGCACGCCGAAGGCTCCGTCCTGGTCTCCTTCGGCGACACCCGGGTGCTGTGCACCGCCAGCCTCACCGAGGGCGTGCCCCGCTGGCGCAAGGGCAGCGGCGAGGGCTGGGTCACCGCGGAGTACGCCATGCTGCCGCGTGCCACCAACACGCGTGGCGACCGCGAGTCCGTGCGCGGCCGGATCGGCGGCCGCACCCATGAGATCTCCCGCCTCGTCGGCCGCTCGCTGCGGGCCGTCGTGGACTACAAGGCGCTGGGCGAGAACACCATCGTGCTCGACTGCGACGTCCTCCAGGCGGACGGCGGCACCCGCACCGCGGCCATCACCGGCGCCTACGTCGCACTGGCCGACGCGATCGCCTGGGCGCAGGAGCGCAAGCTCGTCAAGGCCAAGGTGAAGCCGCTGACCGGTACCGTCGCCGCCGTGAGCGTCGGCATCGTCGACGGCGTGCCGATGCTCGACCTGCGCTACGAGGAGGACGTGCGCGCCGAGACCGACATGAACGTCGTCTGCACCGGCGACGGGCGCTTCGTGGAGGTGCAGGGCACCGCCGAGGGCGAGCCCTTCGCCCGCGAGGAGCTCAACGGGCTGCTCGATCTCGCGGTCGCCGGCTGCGCCCAGCTCGACGGTGCGCAGCGCACGGCGCTGGGACGCTGA
- a CDS encoding PTS glucose/sucrose transporter subunit IIB, producing the protein MHRCQQRHSVHRAGTQEKDMASKAEKIVAGLGGLENIEEVEGCITRLRTEVGDPSLVDEAALKSAGAHGVVKMGTAIQVVIGTDADPIAAEIEDMM; encoded by the coding sequence ATCCACCGATGCCAGCAACGCCACAGCGTCCACCGGGCGGGAACACAGGAGAAGGACATGGCCAGCAAGGCTGAGAAGATCGTCGCCGGACTCGGCGGGCTCGAGAACATCGAAGAGGTCGAGGGCTGCATCACCCGCCTCCGCACCGAGGTCGGTGACCCCTCCCTCGTCGACGAGGCCGCCCTCAAGAGCGCGGGCGCCCACGGCGTGGTCAAGATGGGGACCGCGATCCAGGTCGTCATCGGCACCGACGCCGACCCCATCGCAGCGGAGATCGAAGACATGATGTGA
- a CDS encoding PTS transporter subunit EIIC: MSANAAAGPGRKWTSGFFQGLQKMGRSLQLPIAVLPAAGILNRLGQPDIFGDDGLGWTDVAKVFLGAGSALLDSALGLPLLFCVGVAIGMAKKADGSTALAAVAGFLVYYNILQQFPDCPSGTSYDAELGTCLAKDSTAAGAASFQNPGVFGGIIVGLLTAWFWQRFHRVKLVDWLGFFNGRRLVPIIMAFVALVFAVLCQWVWPPVGDGLTSFSKWMSDLGAWGAGIFGIANRALIPIGMHQFLNTFMWFQFGSYKKPDGEIVHGDINRFLAGDPDAGQFLTGFFPIMMFALPAAALAITHAARPERRKVVGGLMLSTALTSFVTGVTEPIEFSFLFVAPVLYVIHVLLTGVSMALTWGLGVHDGFSFSAGLIDYVINWSLATKPWLIIPIGLCFAAVYYVIFRVVISAFDLKTPGREPEEIAEEIEKDITR; this comes from the coding sequence GTGAGCGCCAACGCCGCAGCCGGGCCGGGGAGGAAGTGGACCTCCGGATTCTTCCAGGGCCTGCAGAAGATGGGCCGCAGCCTCCAGCTCCCCATCGCCGTACTCCCGGCCGCGGGCATCCTCAACCGGCTCGGCCAGCCGGACATCTTCGGCGACGACGGGCTGGGCTGGACGGATGTGGCCAAAGTCTTCCTCGGCGCGGGCAGCGCGCTGCTCGACTCGGCGCTCGGTCTGCCGCTGCTGTTCTGCGTGGGCGTGGCCATCGGCATGGCCAAGAAGGCGGACGGCTCGACCGCGCTCGCCGCCGTCGCCGGCTTCCTGGTCTACTACAACATCCTCCAGCAGTTCCCCGACTGCCCCTCCGGCACCAGCTACGACGCCGAGCTGGGAACCTGCCTGGCCAAGGACAGCACCGCGGCCGGGGCCGCCTCCTTCCAGAACCCGGGGGTCTTCGGCGGCATCATCGTCGGACTGCTGACCGCGTGGTTCTGGCAGCGCTTCCACCGGGTGAAGCTCGTGGACTGGCTGGGCTTCTTCAACGGCCGCCGACTGGTGCCGATCATCATGGCCTTCGTCGCACTGGTCTTCGCGGTGCTGTGCCAGTGGGTGTGGCCGCCCGTCGGCGACGGGCTCACCAGCTTCTCGAAGTGGATGTCGGACCTGGGCGCCTGGGGCGCGGGGATCTTCGGCATCGCCAACCGGGCACTGATCCCGATCGGGATGCACCAGTTCCTCAACACCTTCATGTGGTTCCAGTTCGGCAGCTACAAGAAGCCGGACGGCGAGATCGTGCACGGCGACATCAACCGCTTCCTGGCCGGCGACCCGGACGCCGGGCAGTTCCTCACCGGGTTCTTCCCGATCATGATGTTCGCGCTGCCCGCCGCCGCGCTGGCCATCACGCACGCGGCCCGGCCCGAGCGCCGCAAGGTCGTCGGCGGTCTGATGCTCTCGACGGCGCTGACCTCGTTCGTCACCGGCGTGACCGAGCCGATCGAGTTCTCCTTCCTCTTCGTGGCCCCGGTGCTGTACGTCATCCACGTCCTGCTGACGGGCGTCTCGATGGCCCTCACCTGGGGGCTCGGCGTGCACGACGGCTTCAGCTTCTCCGCCGGGCTGATCGACTACGTCATCAACTGGAGCCTGGCCACCAAACCCTGGCTGATCATCCCGATCGGACTGTGCTTCGCGGCGGTCTACTACGTGATCTTCCGCGTCGTGATCTCCGCGTTCGACCTCAAGACTCCCGGGCGGGAGCCGGAGGAGATCGCGGAGGAGATCGAGAAGGACATCACCCGGTAG
- a CDS encoding PTS transporter subunit EIIC — protein sequence MSTDTAAPAKKRGSGLFQGLQKVGRSLQLPIAVLPAAGILNRLGQPDVFGDEGLKWHDVAAAFAGAGGAIFDNLPLLFCIGVAIGFAKKSDGSTALAALVGFLVYKNVLEAFPVHEAVVKAGEDTPAVYNDPGVLGGVLMGLIAAVVWQRYHRTKLVDWLGFFNGRRLVPIIMAFVGLVVGVAFTLVWGPIGDAITAFGEWMTGLGATGAGIFGLINRALIPVGMHQFLNTVAWFQLGDFTNASGDVVHGDIARFFAGDPSAGQFMSGFFPIMMFGLPAAALAIAHCAKPHRRKAVTGMMVSLALTSFVTGITEPIEFTFMFIAPVLYVVHAVLTALSMAVTWLLGVHHGFSFSAGFIDYAINWSLATKPWLIIPIGLCFAAVYYVIFRFLIVKLDIKTPGREPDDEVEDLTK from the coding sequence ATGAGCACGGACACCGCTGCTCCCGCGAAGAAGCGGGGCTCCGGACTGTTCCAAGGACTGCAGAAGGTCGGACGCAGCCTGCAGCTGCCCATCGCAGTCCTCCCCGCCGCAGGCATCCTCAACCGGCTCGGCCAGCCCGACGTCTTCGGCGACGAGGGACTGAAGTGGCACGACGTCGCCGCCGCGTTCGCCGGCGCGGGCGGCGCCATCTTCGACAACCTGCCGCTGCTGTTCTGCATCGGCGTCGCCATCGGCTTCGCCAAGAAGTCCGACGGCTCCACGGCGCTCGCCGCCCTCGTCGGCTTCCTCGTCTACAAGAACGTCCTGGAGGCGTTCCCCGTCCACGAGGCCGTGGTCAAGGCGGGCGAGGACACCCCCGCCGTCTACAACGACCCCGGAGTGCTCGGCGGCGTCCTGATGGGACTGATAGCCGCGGTCGTCTGGCAGCGCTACCACCGCACCAAACTGGTGGACTGGCTGGGCTTCTTCAACGGCCGCCGGCTGGTGCCGATCATCATGGCCTTCGTCGGCCTCGTGGTCGGCGTGGCCTTCACCCTGGTCTGGGGACCGATCGGGGACGCCATCACCGCGTTCGGCGAGTGGATGACCGGGCTCGGCGCCACCGGCGCGGGCATCTTCGGCCTGATCAACCGGGCGTTGATCCCGGTCGGCATGCACCAGTTCCTCAACACGGTCGCCTGGTTCCAGCTCGGTGACTTCACGAACGCCTCCGGGGACGTCGTGCACGGCGACATCGCCCGGTTCTTCGCGGGCGACCCGAGCGCGGGCCAGTTCATGTCCGGCTTCTTCCCGATCATGATGTTCGGACTGCCCGCCGCCGCGCTGGCCATCGCGCACTGCGCCAAGCCGCACCGCCGCAAGGCCGTGACCGGCATGATGGTCTCGCTCGCGCTGACCTCGTTCGTCACCGGCATCACCGAACCGATCGAGTTCACCTTCATGTTCATCGCACCGGTGCTGTATGTGGTGCACGCGGTGCTCACGGCCCTCTCGATGGCGGTGACCTGGCTGCTCGGGGTCCACCACGGCTTCAGCTTCTCGGCGGGCTTCATCGACTACGCCATCAACTGGAGCCTGGCCACCAAACCCTGGCTGATCATCCCGATCGGACTGTGCTTCGCGGCGGTCTACTATGTGATCTTCCGCTTCCTGATCGTGAAGCTGGACATCAAGACCCCGGGCCGCGAACCGGACGACGAGGTCGAGGACCTGACCAAGTGA
- a CDS encoding MBL fold metallo-hydrolase, producing the protein MKLTVVGCSGSFPSTESPCSSYLVEADGFRLLLDMGNGALGELQRHCGLYDLDAIALSHLHADHCIDMCGYFVARYYRHEGGRCAPLPVYGPPGTEQRLTTAYADTPSESSMSEVFAFRTLAPGGSFEAGPFRVRTERVEHPVEAYAFRIEHRESGRVLTYSGDTGPCPALELAARDADLFLCEASFTDGKEQIPGLHLNGREAGEVAARAGAARLVLTHVPPWTDPQINLRDAKAVFAGPVEMARAGAVYEF; encoded by the coding sequence ATGAAGCTCACCGTCGTCGGCTGTTCCGGGTCGTTCCCGTCCACGGAATCGCCCTGTTCGAGCTATCTCGTCGAGGCCGACGGCTTCCGGCTGCTCCTGGACATGGGCAACGGCGCGCTCGGTGAGCTGCAGCGCCACTGCGGGCTCTACGACCTCGACGCGATCGCGCTCAGCCATCTGCACGCGGACCACTGCATCGACATGTGCGGCTACTTCGTGGCCCGCTACTACCGTCACGAGGGCGGCCGTTGCGCTCCCCTCCCGGTGTACGGCCCGCCCGGCACCGAGCAGCGGCTCACCACCGCCTACGCCGACACCCCGTCCGAGTCGTCGATGAGCGAGGTCTTCGCCTTCCGCACGCTCGCGCCCGGCGGCAGCTTCGAGGCGGGACCCTTCCGGGTGCGCACGGAGCGGGTCGAGCATCCGGTGGAGGCGTACGCGTTCCGCATCGAGCACCGGGAGAGCGGGCGGGTCCTCACGTACTCGGGTGACACCGGGCCCTGTCCGGCACTCGAACTGGCGGCGCGGGACGCGGACCTGTTCCTGTGCGAGGCGTCGTTCACGGACGGCAAGGAGCAGATCCCCGGCCTCCATCTGAACGGACGGGAGGCCGGGGAGGTCGCGGCACGGGCCGGTGCCGCGCGGCTGGTGCTCACCCATGTACCGCCGTGGACGGATCCGCAGATCAACCTGCGGGACGCGAAGGCGGTCTTCGCCGGGCCGGTGGAGATGGCCCGGGCCGGTGCGGTGTACGAGTTCTGA
- a CDS encoding type II toxin-antitoxin system PemK/MazF family toxin, whose translation MDTRWWLALGGVVLLAFVAALVDGRGRLGPRSPAEPGGRGRKPRAERAAPRPRPGEIWRTSLPDGSEPLFLVLAVRTDGARLARLTPEPTALPVLPEDAAAGPAYLEPESLAEAGLGRLRTRCGEVDPDTWERVRHLAG comes from the coding sequence ATGGACACCAGGTGGTGGCTGGCGCTCGGCGGCGTCGTGCTGCTCGCATTCGTGGCGGCGCTCGTGGACGGCCGGGGACGGCTGGGACCCCGCAGCCCCGCGGAACCGGGCGGGCGGGGCAGGAAGCCGCGGGCCGAGCGGGCGGCACCACGCCCCCGGCCCGGGGAGATCTGGCGGACCAGCCTGCCGGACGGCAGCGAGCCGCTCTTCCTCGTCCTCGCGGTGCGCACGGACGGCGCCCGGCTGGCCCGGCTCACGCCGGAGCCCACCGCGCTTCCCGTCCTCCCGGAGGACGCCGCGGCCGGTCCCGCCTATCTGGAGCCGGAGAGCCTGGCCGAGGCCGGGCTCGGCCGGCTCCGCACCCGCTGCGGCGAGGTCGACCCGGACACCTGGGAGCGGGTCCGGCACCTGGCCGGCTGA